The Sediminicola sp. YIK13 genomic sequence GTGAACTTGTGGTTGTGGGTATTTGGATACCCCCAATGGAATTATTATTAGCAGTAAGGTCATATAAATAATTCAGGGAACTGCTGGGATTTCCTACGTTTATAGCTCTAAATCTAATCTGTCCCGTTGTAGTTAATTGTAGGGAATTGGGATCAGATTCTGATCCTACAAGATTGTTGCTAATAAAGGCCTTTCTTAAAATAGAGGATGAAGAACCATAAGTTCCTTCATAAAAAATAGGATAAAAACCAAGATATCTGGAACCGCCATCAATATTAAAGCCCGATATTGAATTGTTTTCTATTAGTGAGGTTGCAGTACCATCGGAGGTTAGAAATATGGGATATATGTCAATATTTGAATTTGTCGTCCCCAAAATGATGTTGGTAAATCCTGTACCATTGGCTGATGAGTACCCAATTCTATTGTTTTTCACCAAATGGCCAGAACCATTCCGGATATAAACGCCATAGTACCTGTTAAAACTGGAATTATTGAAAGTGATGGTACCAGTTTGATAGATTCGGTTGTTCTCAATGGTCCAATGGGTAACTCGATCTGCAGAAATAGCGGCAGCAACTGTTGAATTTGTATTCCCATAATCAAACAGATTATTATCTGAGATCGTATTATAGTTACTGTCTCCTTTGTAATAATAACCTGCGTAAATAAGGTTTGAGGGACGGTTACTATTGTAAGGTCCCACGGTATTGGATACTATCGTATTGTTATTGGCCCATTGCAAATGAATAACTCCTCCATAGCCATTAAGATTGGAACCCAGAATGGTGCAATTTTTTACAGTGTTGTTATCGGTAGTAGTAGTGTTGCCAGATAGTTTTATAGTAGGAGCATTAGTATTTTCATTTTGAAAGGTAAGGGCATTACCTAAAGTATTGAGGCCATCTATGGTAACATTATCTGCCCCGTTCAAATAGACAAGTCCATTCGATCCGATATTGCCACTAACGACTCGTTCCATTCCTCCAGAAGGGGAGATGGTGATTTTTGCATAATTGGCACTACCAAACCCACTTTCGTTCAATACAGCAGTCGTAGTTTCGATAATGTCTCCAGTTATTGAAATGATAATATCTTCTTGATGTGTTCCATCGTTAATTTTATCGAAGGCAGATTTTAAATTGGTGTAACTGCTATTAGGTGTTCCTGCGGTAGCGCTTACTGTAACTTGTGCCCGTACAGTTAATACATTGAATACAACAAGGAGCAGTAGGAAAAGTAATCCTTTTAATTGCATGGTCGGTTAGGTTTTAGTTTGGGTACACCTATTAAATTTTGCGCTTGCTCAATAAAAAATTCGGTTGGTTTTGAATTTTAGATAACCAAAATCTTTAATCATCGATAAAGTGTGCTATTTAATCGTTTAAGTGTAAATTTCATAACGTAAGAGAAAAAGTTTTAGTATTAAAATTCGATGAATGGTCATCTCACCTGAATGAAAATGGTTTGAATTTGGGAATGGAAGGGGATTTTTCAATGAAATATCCATTTGTATTGTTTCAAAAGCTTTTTAAGCTGTTTGAGTGAATTATAGGATATCTGGTTCCAAAACTCAAAAAAATAAATAGTTATGGAATGGGTACTATCTCATAAGGAGCTTGATTTGCCTATCGTTACACCTCTCATCGTAATATAGCTGCAAGGCATCGAATAAAATTACGAATCAATTGAAAATGAGAATAATGCATTATTTTAATAGATTATTTAAACACCTAATAATGCACGAGAAAGTAGTAATAAACTTCACGCCTACGGGTATGATTCCTAACAAAAAAATGACTCCGCATGTTCCTGTAAGTGTATCAGAGATTATTGAAGATGTACATCAGGCCACGGAACTGGGTATTACTTTGGTTCATTTGCACGCTAGGGACGCCAAAACTGGGGAGCCAACTCATAAAAAGGAGGTTTATGGAGAAATAATTGAAGGTATCCGCAAATATGCCCCTGAGTTGGTGGTATGTGTTTCTTTGAGTGGTAGGAACGTTAGTGAATTGGAGTTGAGGGCAGATCCATTGAATTTGGAAGGCAATCTTAAACCAGATTTAGGCAGTCTGACCCTAAGTTCTTTGAATTTTGCTAATTCAGCAAGCCGAAATTCACCTAAAATGGTTCAAGATTTGGCTGCTCGTATGAAGGAGAAAGGTATTGTTCCGGAATTGGAGGCATTCGATAATGGCATGGTCAATTATTCAAAATATTTGATCAAGAAAAAATTGATTGGGCCACCATATTATTTCAACCTCCTACTAGGTAATATAGCAGGGTCTCAAGCCAATTTATTGCATACCGGCATGATGATCAATGATTTGCCGGAAGAATCTGTCTGGAGTCTTGCAGGATTGGGGGTAGATCAGTTAAAAATGAATTCACTAGCAATTGCCATTGGGGGAGGTGTCAGGGTTGGTCTAGAGGATAATATTTGGTTCGATACAAAGAAAATCCAATTGGCTTCTAATATAGGCTTACTGAAAAGAATACATACCCTTGCGAAGGCAAATGGTAGAGAAATAATGACACCCGAAGAATTTCGAAAAATAATGAATCTGGAACCGGGAAATGGGAAATACGGGCGTCAATTTTAATAGCATATTTAATTATGGATATTGTAGAAAGCAAGAAAATATCAACCTCCAGAAGATTTTGGAATGTAATTAAAAATGGACTGTTTTTTCATGGGTTAAGAAATCGTCTGGAACGAATTGGAATTAATATTATGCCCTACTATTGGGTGGAAGAAGAAGTTCTTAAATGTGAGGAACCACAGATAAAGGGGAATGTGGCAGATTATAAACTTAGAAATTTGAACCTTGAGGAATTGGCGCTGATCTGTAAGGATATTGATAATTTTATTCTGGATGACCTATATGAAGATTTTAAAAATTGTGATATATGTATCGGCTTGGAAAATAATAAAGAAATAGCTGCCTATATGTTTATTGGGCTGAACGATTTTAACTTTAAGCATAGAAAATTACAGATTTTGGAAAACGAGGCGTATCTCTTTAATATGTGGACCTTCCATTCCTTTAGGGGACGAAATTTAGCACCTTACTTGAGATATAAAAGTTACGAGTTGTTAAACGAAATGGGTAGGGACACGAAATATAGTATTACAGAATATTTTAATAAATCCTCTATTAAGTTTAAAAATAAACTGAACTCCAAACACCTTCAACTATATTTATATATAGAATTATTTGGGACGGTTAAGAAACATTTTTTGATCAAATCCTATTCCTAATCCAAAGATATCTTAAGGTGCTGCTTTTTGCAATCCATAAAATAAAGCCGAATTGTGTGTGCAATTCGGCTCCAAGATTGTTATTAAAGGTCTTGTAACTAAATATAAACTGAAGGATTTATTCAAAGACGCTATATTCTTCTTAACCCACAACCTGTTTTTCTGTCATAAATGGCTGATGGTAATGACGCTGACCAGTGACCTTGTAAAGGGCATTTGCCAGTGCTCCAATTGCTGGCGGAAGGCCAGGTTCTCCTAATCCAGTTGGGTCTATTTGATTTTCAACAAAGAATACCTCAATTTCCTTGGGGGCTTGGGAATGACGAATCAGTTGATACTTGTCAAAATTCATTTGATTTGGCGCCCCATTTTCAAAGGTCAGCTGGCTGTACATAGAATGTCCAATACCATCTATTACACCACCTTGGATCATGTTTTTTGCAGCGTCCCTGTTAACAACAATGCCGCAATCAACGGCACACCAAACCTTTTGAACCGTCGGTTGCCCGTCATTTATTACCATATCAAAAACTTCTGCAACATAGGTAGAATGACAGAAATAAGCCGCTACGCCCCTATAAATTTCAGGTTTGGTTTTTCCCCAATTGGCTTTCTCTTTCACCAGCTTTAATACTCCGGCATAGCGTTCTGCATCATATTCATATTCTTCGCCAACCGGGTCTTTAATTGCCCGTTCAAATAATTCTAAACGGAAATCTATAGGATCTTTGCCTGCAGCTTCGGCTACTTCATCAAGAAAGGATTGCTCGGCACCTGCTGTAAAATTAGATCTAGGTGCGCGCCATGCCCCCGTGGTGACATTCGTTTCAGCATTAATTTTTTCAGCCGAATAATTCTCAACGGCACCTGCAGGAAAACGATTCGGAAATACTGGACCATCAGGTAATCCGGCACCTTTGACCGTAAAAGCGATCAAATTATTATTTTCATCAAGACCTGCTTTGTATACAGATCTATAGGTAGGGCGATAGGTACCCTGGGTCATATCATCTTCTCTGGAATATATTAACTTCACCGGACCTCCTATTTTTTTGGAAATAGCGGCCGCTTCAACACCAAAGTGTACATAAAGCCTTCTACCAAATCCTCCTCCAATACGTGTCATGTTTACGGTGATATTCTCAAGGGGCAGGTTTAATAATTTGGCAACCGAGCCTTCTAAAGCTTCGGGAGTTTGTGTTGGACCAATAAGTTCTGCAGCATCTTCAGTAACATTGGCGAAAAAGTTCATGGGTTCCAAGGTGTTATGTGCTATGAAAGGCGCACTGTAGGTCCTTTCTATGACTTTGGCTGCCTTTTTAAAAGCTGCCTCAGGGTTGCCATCTTTTCTGCTTTCCACTACCTCTCCCGAAACAAGCGCTTTCTCCAATCGTTTCAAATGGGTGTCGGAACTTTCTAATTCGCCACTGGTTTCCCAATTTGCTTTTAATGCTTTTTTGGCTTGCATCAACTGCCAGGTAGATTTTCCCACAATGGCAATCAATTGCTTGAAACCTTTTTCGTCGAATCCACCTGGTTCCGCAATGGTCGTATCTATGATAAAAGCATCAGTCACCCCGGGCATACTTTTTATCTCTGCCTCATTAAAATCTTTAACTGTCATACCAAATGAGGGTGGGTGTTGTATCATGGCGAGTTGCATGCCCTCTCGATGGAAATCTAAACCAAAAAGGGGCTCGCCGGTTACAATTTTATTCCCGTCCACATTCTTGACACTTGTCCCTATCAGCTTAAAATCATTTACTGCCTTAAGTTCAACTTCTTCTGGAATTTCGATGCCCACGGCTTTTGAGGCTATTTCCCCGTATGAGATGGAACGCTCTCCATTGGCTTCTTTTATCATTCCTTCACTGGCAGTTAAATCTGAGGCTTGTAAGCCCCATTCCTTGGCCGCCGCTTCCATCAACATTCTTCTCCCTGTGGCTCCAGCCATCCGCAGTGCATTCCAGCTCAATCGGATGGAAAGACTTCCACCTGCGAATTGATTTTGATACCATCCTGTATTAAGGGGTGCTTGTTCAACTACTACATTTTCCCAAGGGACATCCAGTTCTTCGGCTACAATCATAGGCATCGAAGTCCTAATGTTTTGGCCTATCTCCGGATTTGGAGAATATATGGTGACCATTCCGGTTTCACCTATTTTGATATAACCATTTATTTCAAACCATTCTTTTGGAACAGCCACACCTTCTGCAATTTCAGGAGCGTTGGGCTTGCATCCGTTGAGCCAGCTAAATCCTATGAGCATGCCGCCACCGGCAGCAGCGGAAACCTTAATAAATGAACGACGATTATATTGTGTTTTTATGTGAGTCATGATTTTTTCTTTTTAGGAGTACCTGGTATATTTAAGCGTTTTCAGAACTAGCGGCAGTTTTGATTGCCTTTTTGATACGTAAGTACGTACCACAGCGACAAATATTGCCGTTCATAGCAACCTCAATTTCTTTCTCGGTAGGATTCGGATTCTTTTTAAGAAATGCACTGGCGTTCATGATCTGGCCTGCTTGACAATAGCCACATTGATATACATCTTCTTCCACCCATGCTTTTTGTACGGGATGGTCTCCGTTTTCGGAGAGTCCTTCTATGGTAGTAATTTGCTGTTCTCCTACTGCTGACACTGGCAATTGGCAGGATCGTACGGCTGTATCACCGAGGTGTATGGTGCAGGCACCACATTGTGCAATGCCACAACCGTATTTGGTGCCGACTAAATTAAAATGGTCTCTTAGTACCCAGAGCATTGGAGTGGTAGGATCTATATCTATTTGCTCTGTTTTTCCGTTGATTTTTAGATTAAAATTGGCCATAGTGAAAATATAAGTGAATGAATGTGATGAATTTACAAAATTATCAGCTTTATAATATGACTTAAATCAATTATTTTCTGATACGGGATTAAGGGTTATTAATTATACTGGCACTAAGGCGAAGTGAGTTAATAAAAAAGGTGATTGGAACTTTACGTAGGTAAGCATTGATCCAAAAGGTATTTATTGTGATTAAAATTGTGATTAAATGTTATTTAATCAATTCTTTAACCTCGAATCAACACATAATTTTCCATTTAAATGCAATAGATTAGGCTCCTTTGAGCCGATTAAAGCATGTAATCGGCTCATTATTTTATTATATTTGAGTCAATAATAGCATACAATTGGCTCATGGAATATAACTGGCAACATAAAAACTGGCCTAAATTTACATACGATGCTTCAAAAATAGATAACATCGTTATTGAATTTGCTTTAGAAACAGGACAAGTAAAGGGTATGATTGATGGCCTGACTAAGGAATTTCAACAGGAAACTATTCTTCAATTTATGATTAGTGAGGCAATAAAGACTTCAGAAATTGAAGGGGAGTATCATAGTCGTCAAGATGTCATGTCTTCAATACAAAAACGTTTGGGAATTCATTACATGCCAACAAATATTAGAGATATTAAGGCAAAAGGTATTGCCGAGCTTATGGTAGAAGTTCGTGAAGATCATGCTACGGCACTATCAGAAAACTTAATTAAAGGCTGGCACCAGATACTATTTTCCAATGCTCAACATATAAAAGGCGGATACTATAGAACTGGAACCGAACCGATGGTTATTATTTCAGGAAGTATAGGCAAAGAAATTATTCATTACGAAGCTCCCCCTTCAGAGACACTTCCGGGAGAAATGAACCAGTTTGTAAATTGGTACAATTCTTTCAAAATGAATTTCAATACTATCAAAGAGAGTTTAATTAAAACAGCAATAGCACATTTGTATTTTGAGTCATTACATCCATTTGAAGATGGTAACGGACGTATAGGTCGGGCAATTGCTGAAAAATGCCTTTCAGAATCATTAGGGCGTCCCTTGATCCTGAGTATATCTACTTCAATAGAAAAGGATAAAACTGCTTATTACAATGCTCTTAAAAAGGCTCAACGCACCTTGGAAATTACGGAGTGGATCTATTATTTCTCTCAAATTATATTGAATGCTCAAAAACATGCGAAGACCATTATAAGGTTCACTTTGGAAAAGGCTAAATTTTTAGATAGGTTTAAGCCACAATCAAATGAACGGCAAATAAAAGTAATTACAAAAATGCTGGAGTATGGTATTGAAGGATTCAAGGGAGGAATGACAGCAAAAAAATATGTATCAATAACTAAAACATCCAAGGCTACAGCTACACGCGATTTACAGGATATGGTTGAAAAACAATGTTTAATTTTAAAAGGCGCTGGAAGAGGAGTACATTATAAGTTAAATTTAGAAATATCATAAAAAGTTAAAACCACATCAGGGGAATAATTGTTATTGGGAGGGTTTAAGTATGTTTACTTTCCGGTACAGGATTAAGAACATGCTGTTCTAACCTGTTTCATGGCGTCATAAGGTAAAATAGGTCCTGGGAAGACCAAGAAACTTAACAGGATCTAATTTTCTTAAATTGACAACAAGATGAAAAATTTTATTTATTTAATAAATAGAAGTCTCACTTAAGGATAGTTTTAATTATTTTCATCCTTCTTATTCATATATCTCCAGACTCTTTATAAGGTTGAAAATCTTTTTGGTAACCTATTTTATTGTTATTCGGGATATTCTTAAAATAAGAAGACAAGGTTTAAATTTTAAAGTCTAAAACCTATTTGCATTTAATTTGTTAATGTACTCCATATATTCTGTCTCTGACATAAAATTTACGCCAACAGGCTTGACTATTTTTATTTCTTCCCTTGGATTTAATTCAATATTAGACACCGTATAGGTGATTTTTCCCTTTTCTTGATCTGTAATTAGTTCCATGGTTAAACCTGGTAATCCGTCAAAGGATTGAATCCCGAAAGAAATAGGTATCTCTGGTGCAAACCATGCTATTACGGGTTTTAAATAATTATTTGTAATTATTTGATCCGCTTGTACAGTTGTTGTTGCCTTATAACAAATATAATCCCCGATTTTTTTTGTTTCCTTGGTTATATTCCATTTATGGTTTTCTACGTTTACCAGCACATCCTTAGTCCAGAAGCTTTGATAATAATTTTCCTTGGTTTCTAAATTATTATAATAAATCCTATTATGTTCTGCTACCACACCAGTTTTATTATATTTAAATCCTAATTTTCGTTTAGTTTCTAAATCATACTCAGCTTGGTATAATGCTGAATTATCTTTAAAAAACAAGTGAAATATTATAGGTGAAGAAGAAGGCTTATTAGGGATTATAGCTTTAGGGAATCCTGTAAGTTCACTATCCTCCACAAAACCATGATCTTCCAAAGTTGCTTTGTAGGTAATTTTTCCTTCAGAAATCTGTGCTTGGGTTAAATTACCTAAAAAAAGTAATAATATGATCAATAGATATTTCATTATTATTGTTTTAAATAGTTGATATTTTTAGTGTTAAATAGGTTTTTTATCACTTTGTTTAAGCACAACCCAGGCAAAACACGCACTCGAAATAGACACTATATTTATCTGAGTATTTTCTGTCACAAGCATATTCAAGGGGACCAAAATCAAATCCATTAGGATAGTCACCTCCAATAATATTTTTCATTTGATTTCTTTGTAGAATTTCATTCATTCCAAATCTACATTAGATAACTTCTTCATTTTGTTATAATTAAAATTAAGTTTGTGCCCAATTTATAGACATCCAAGTTAATGTCTACTCTTTGCGAAAGAAATTTGTTTAATAGATTTAAGCTGGCAAATATCTCAAAATGATTTAGGCCTACTTAATTTCTAGAAGTTAGCAACAGTTCATTCAAATGGGATGATATTCGTCTTTTAAACTCAATTTCATTTTCAACCTTTGTATTTTGGTATGTTGCGAACCCTTTTTCAATTTTCATAACCTTGAGATCTTGGTCCAAGATGATTGTTTTAGGATAACCAAAAAAACCAAACGTTTCTAAGTACGCTTTTGAGTTTACAAGATGGAAAAAATCAAATTCTGTTAATTTTAGAAAAGATTTTACAACATTTGGTTCTTGAAAAGTTATTGCAACAAAATTGACCACATCGCTATACTCACTCTTTATTTCGTTAAGAACTGGGATTTCTTCTACACAAGGCGCACAATTAGTAAACCATAAATTGATTACCGTTGGTTT encodes the following:
- a CDS encoding 3-keto-5-aminohexanoate cleavage protein translates to MHEKVVINFTPTGMIPNKKMTPHVPVSVSEIIEDVHQATELGITLVHLHARDAKTGEPTHKKEVYGEIIEGIRKYAPELVVCVSLSGRNVSELELRADPLNLEGNLKPDLGSLTLSSLNFANSASRNSPKMVQDLAARMKEKGIVPELEAFDNGMVNYSKYLIKKKLIGPPYYFNLLLGNIAGSQANLLHTGMMINDLPEESVWSLAGLGVDQLKMNSLAIAIGGGVRVGLEDNIWFDTKKIQLASNIGLLKRIHTLAKANGREIMTPEEFRKIMNLEPGNGKYGRQF
- a CDS encoding GLPGLI family protein — encoded protein: MKYLLIILLLFLGNLTQAQISEGKITYKATLEDHGFVEDSELTGFPKAIIPNKPSSSPIIFHLFFKDNSALYQAEYDLETKRKLGFKYNKTGVVAEHNRIYYNNLETKENYYQSFWTKDVLVNVENHKWNITKETKKIGDYICYKATTTVQADQIITNNYLKPVIAWFAPEIPISFGIQSFDGLPGLTMELITDQEKGKITYTVSNIELNPREEIKIVKPVGVNFMSETEYMEYINKLNANRF
- a CDS encoding TlpA family protein disulfide reductase, yielding MKDQYRMHLFSLLIFIITFKSFSQVTDTIPKNSRKAMTITFPEQEIYKYVNDYLPKFILTGLDGSKIDSEFLKGKPTVINLWFTNCAPCVEEIPVLNEIKSEYSDVVNFVAITFQEPNVVKSFLKLTEFDFFHLVNSKAYLETFGFFGYPKTIILDQDLKVMKIEKGFATYQNTKVENEIEFKRRISSHLNELLLTSRN
- a CDS encoding (2Fe-2S)-binding protein, with protein sequence MANFNLKINGKTEQIDIDPTTPMLWVLRDHFNLVGTKYGCGIAQCGACTIHLGDTAVRSCQLPVSAVGEQQITTIEGLSENGDHPVQKAWVEEDVYQCGYCQAGQIMNASAFLKKNPNPTEKEIEVAMNGNICRCGTYLRIKKAIKTAASSENA
- a CDS encoding xanthine dehydrogenase family protein molybdopterin-binding subunit, with protein sequence MTHIKTQYNRRSFIKVSAAAGGGMLIGFSWLNGCKPNAPEIAEGVAVPKEWFEINGYIKIGETGMVTIYSPNPEIGQNIRTSMPMIVAEELDVPWENVVVEQAPLNTGWYQNQFAGGSLSIRLSWNALRMAGATGRRMLMEAAAKEWGLQASDLTASEGMIKEANGERSISYGEIASKAVGIEIPEEVELKAVNDFKLIGTSVKNVDGNKIVTGEPLFGLDFHREGMQLAMIQHPPSFGMTVKDFNEAEIKSMPGVTDAFIIDTTIAEPGGFDEKGFKQLIAIVGKSTWQLMQAKKALKANWETSGELESSDTHLKRLEKALVSGEVVESRKDGNPEAAFKKAAKVIERTYSAPFIAHNTLEPMNFFANVTEDAAELIGPTQTPEALEGSVAKLLNLPLENITVNMTRIGGGFGRRLYVHFGVEAAAISKKIGGPVKLIYSREDDMTQGTYRPTYRSVYKAGLDENNNLIAFTVKGAGLPDGPVFPNRFPAGAVENYSAEKINAETNVTTGAWRAPRSNFTAGAEQSFLDEVAEAAGKDPIDFRLELFERAIKDPVGEEYEYDAERYAGVLKLVKEKANWGKTKPEIYRGVAAYFCHSTYVAEVFDMVINDGQPTVQKVWCAVDCGIVVNRDAAKNMIQGGVIDGIGHSMYSQLTFENGAPNQMNFDKYQLIRHSQAPKEIEVFFVENQIDPTGLGEPGLPPAIGALANALYKVTGQRHYHQPFMTEKQVVG
- a CDS encoding Fic family protein — its product is MEYNWQHKNWPKFTYDASKIDNIVIEFALETGQVKGMIDGLTKEFQQETILQFMISEAIKTSEIEGEYHSRQDVMSSIQKRLGIHYMPTNIRDIKAKGIAELMVEVREDHATALSENLIKGWHQILFSNAQHIKGGYYRTGTEPMVIISGSIGKEIIHYEAPPSETLPGEMNQFVNWYNSFKMNFNTIKESLIKTAIAHLYFESLHPFEDGNGRIGRAIAEKCLSESLGRPLILSISTSIEKDKTAYYNALKKAQRTLEITEWIYYFSQIILNAQKHAKTIIRFTLEKAKFLDRFKPQSNERQIKVITKMLEYGIEGFKGGMTAKKYVSITKTSKATATRDLQDMVEKQCLILKGAGRGVHYKLNLEIS